In one window of Gouania willdenowi chromosome 8, fGouWil2.1, whole genome shotgun sequence DNA:
- the gpr146 gene encoding G-protein coupled receptor 146: MWICMVYNETDTSVDFRLCEDFGLILSILSLVYLLVCFPLGLCYNVLLVVVNLSNKVSMTMPDVYFVNMAIAGLVLNLVAPVELLSSTFTRWHAWEYSNEVYITLVILFNISSLVIMYSTTLLSLDYYIERALPRTYMSSVYNTKHVCGFIWGGAVLTSFSSLLFYVCNHISTKMVECSKMQNKEAADAIMMFIGYVVPAVAVLYAFVLILRIRKESTPLDQDSARLDPSIHRLLLASVCVQFVLWSPYYMTLLVHTVAGAPGYISNAHYLPTYYFLRCVSRLLAFSSSFAMPLMYRQMNKNFSNKLQRLLSRLHCREQSCAHERSTVQRVMT; encoded by the coding sequence ATGTGGATCTGCATGGTTTACAATGAGACGGACACCAGCGTGGACTTTCGGCTGTGCGAGGACTTTGGCCTCATTCTGTCCATCCTCTCCCTTGTCTACCTCCTGGTGTGCTTCCCACTAGGACTGTGCTACAATGTGCTGCTGGTGGTGGTAAACCTCTCCAACAAGGTGTCCATGACCATGCCGGATGTCTATTTTGTCAACATGGCCATTGCAGGTCTGGTTCTGAACCTGGTGGCCCCCGTGGAGCTCCTGAGCTCCACCTTCACCCGCTGGCATGCCTGGGAGTACAGCAACGAGGTCTACATCACCCTGGTCATCCTCTTCAACATCTCCTCCCTGGTAATCATGTACTCCACCACGCTGCTCAGTCTGGACTACTATATCGAGCGGGCGCTGCCGCGGACCTACATGTCCAGTGTGTACAACACCAAACACGTGTGTGGATTCATCTGGGGGGGCGCGGTGCTCACAAGCTTCTCTTCGCTGCTTTTTTACGTTTGCAACCACATCTCCACAAAGATGGTGGAGTGCTCCAAAATGCAGAACAAGGAAGCAGCAGACGCCATTATGATGTTCATCGGCTACGTGGTTCCAGCGGTGGCGGTGCTTTACGCCTTTGTGTTGATTTTACGCATCAGGAAGGAGTCGACGCCTCTAGATCAGGACTCTGCTCGCTTGGATCCGTCGATACACAGACTGCTGCTGGCCTCAGTGTGTGTGCAGTTTGTGCTGTGGAGCCCATACTACATGACCCTGTTGGTGCACACTGTAGCCGGTGCACCAGGGTACATCAGCAACGCACATTACTTGCCCACTTATTACTTCTTGCGGTGCGTGTCGAGGCTGTTGGCGTTCTCCAGCAGCTTTGCGATGCCTCTCATGTACAGACAGATGAACAAAAACTTCTCCAACAAGCTCCAGCGGCTGCTCAGTAGACTTCACTGCAGAGAGCAGTCATGTGCTCACGAACGCTCAACAGTGCAGCGAGTAATGACGTGA